A single region of the Oncorhynchus kisutch isolate 150728-3 linkage group LG30, Okis_V2, whole genome shotgun sequence genome encodes:
- the LOC109874970 gene encoding zona pellucida sperm-binding protein 4 isoform X1: MINGFRNEYISGIKASASHRSTVESVQYFTTMAGWVEVAIVVGCCANVLGALTWEMDPQHLTRPVTYAAQPQQVIRRSVASTPIEKCQVKEEEKITCGTPAITIAQCDAINCCFDGWRCYYGKAVTVQCSRDGQFVVVVARDSTRPNLDLDSISLLGGQDAPCKPVGTTTVFAVYQFPVTACGTTLMEDSGYVVYENSMTSSYDVGIGPRGSITRDSHFELRFQCKYSDTAVEVLIVEVNTVAPPAPVAVPGPISLVLRLARGQCYNEGCVEDVEAYTSYYSEADYPVVKVLKEPVYVEVNIERRTDSNLVLNLEHCWATSTPSPLSLPKWDLMVDGCPSQDDRYLTSVIPVSGVVFPTHYKRFVVKMFTFVDAHTLAPLKDRVFIHCSTEVCYATGNHSCQQSCNRQRRDVAVSLAEETSVVSSGELILTRTTCQA; this comes from the exons ATGATAAACGGTTTCCGTAATGAATACATCTCAGGCATAAAAGCCTCTGCAAGCCACAGAAGTACAGTGGAGTCAGTCCAATATTTTACAACAATGGCAGGGTGGGTTGAAGTTGCGATAGTGGTTGGGTGCTGCGCCAATGTACTTGGTGCACTAACGTGGGAAATGGATCCACAGCATCTGACTAGACCTGTAACTTATGCTGCGCAGCCTCAGCAGGTCATCCGGAGGTCAGTGGCTTCCACTCCTATAGAGAAATGCCAagtgaaggaggaagagaagattACTTGTGGAACCCCTGCGATTACTATTGCTCAATGTGACGCGATCAACTGCTGCTTTGATGGGTGGCGGTGCTACTATGGGAAAGCAG TGACTGTTCAGTGTAGCAGAGATGgtcagtttgtggtggtggtggccaGGGATTCCACTCGGCCCAACCTGGACCTTGATTCCATTAGTCTGCTTGGTGGGCAGGATGCCCCCTGTAAGCCTGTTGGCACCACTACAGTCTTTGCTGTATACCAGTTCCCTGTCACTGCATGTGGCACCACTCTGATG GAGGACAGTGGCTATGTGGTCTATGAGAACAGCATGACATCTTCCTATGACGTGGGGATTGGACCTCGTGGCTCAATCACCAGAGACAGCCATTTTGA GCTGCGGTTCCAGTGTAAGTACTCTGACACGGCAGTGGAGGTACTGATTGTTGAGGTGAACACTGTTGCTCCACCTGCTCCGGTTGCTGTTCCTGGACCCATCAGCTTGGTGCTGCGACTGGCCAGAGGACAATGTTACAACGAGGGATGTGTGGAAG ATGTGGAGGCCTACACCTCCTACTACAGCGAGGCAGACTACCCAGTTGTCAAGGTCCTAAAGGAGCCGGTTTATGTTGAGGTTAACATCGAGAGGAGGACTGACTCTAACCTGGTCCTGAATTTGGAGCACTGCTGGGCCACCTCCACCCCCAGTCCTCTAAGCCTGCCCAAGTGGGACCTCATGGTTGATGG gtgtccaTCTCAGGATGACCGCTACCTGACCTCTGTGATCCCTGTGTCTGGCGTCGTGTTCCCCACCCACTACAAACGCTTTGTGGTCAAGATGTTCACTTTTGTGGATGCGCACACCTTAGCCCCTCTGAAGGACAGG GTATTCATTCACTGTAGTACAGAGGTGTGCTACGCTACTGGAAACCACTCCTGTCAACAGAGCTGCAACAGGCAAA GGAGAGATGTGGCTGTGTCCTTGGCTGAAGAGACTTCTGTGGTGTCCAGTGGAGAGCTGATTCTGACCAGAACCACCTGCCAGGCCTGA
- the LOC109874970 gene encoding zona pellucida sperm-binding protein 4 isoform X2 — MINGFRNEYISGIKASASHRSTVESVQYFTTMAGWVEVAIVVGCCANVLGALTWEMDPQHLTRPVTYAAQPQQVIRRSVASTPIEKCQVKEEEKITCGTPAITIAQCDAINCCFDGWRCYYGKAVTVQCSRDGQFVVVVARDSTRPNLDLDSISLLGGQDAPCKPVGTTTVFAVYQFPVTACGTTLMEDSGYVVYENSMTSSYDVGIGPRGSITRDSHFELRFQCKYSDTAVEVLIVEVNTVAPPAPVAVPGPISLVLRLARGQCYNEGCVEDVEAYTSYYSEADYPVVKVLKEPVYVEVNIERRTDSNLVLNLEHCWATSTPSPLSLPKWDLMVDGYSFTVVQRCATLLETTPVNRAATGKGEMWLCPWLKRLLWCPVES, encoded by the exons ATGATAAACGGTTTCCGTAATGAATACATCTCAGGCATAAAAGCCTCTGCAAGCCACAGAAGTACAGTGGAGTCAGTCCAATATTTTACAACAATGGCAGGGTGGGTTGAAGTTGCGATAGTGGTTGGGTGCTGCGCCAATGTACTTGGTGCACTAACGTGGGAAATGGATCCACAGCATCTGACTAGACCTGTAACTTATGCTGCGCAGCCTCAGCAGGTCATCCGGAGGTCAGTGGCTTCCACTCCTATAGAGAAATGCCAagtgaaggaggaagagaagattACTTGTGGAACCCCTGCGATTACTATTGCTCAATGTGACGCGATCAACTGCTGCTTTGATGGGTGGCGGTGCTACTATGGGAAAGCAG TGACTGTTCAGTGTAGCAGAGATGgtcagtttgtggtggtggtggccaGGGATTCCACTCGGCCCAACCTGGACCTTGATTCCATTAGTCTGCTTGGTGGGCAGGATGCCCCCTGTAAGCCTGTTGGCACCACTACAGTCTTTGCTGTATACCAGTTCCCTGTCACTGCATGTGGCACCACTCTGATG GAGGACAGTGGCTATGTGGTCTATGAGAACAGCATGACATCTTCCTATGACGTGGGGATTGGACCTCGTGGCTCAATCACCAGAGACAGCCATTTTGA GCTGCGGTTCCAGTGTAAGTACTCTGACACGGCAGTGGAGGTACTGATTGTTGAGGTGAACACTGTTGCTCCACCTGCTCCGGTTGCTGTTCCTGGACCCATCAGCTTGGTGCTGCGACTGGCCAGAGGACAATGTTACAACGAGGGATGTGTGGAAG ATGTGGAGGCCTACACCTCCTACTACAGCGAGGCAGACTACCCAGTTGTCAAGGTCCTAAAGGAGCCGGTTTATGTTGAGGTTAACATCGAGAGGAGGACTGACTCTAACCTGGTCCTGAATTTGGAGCACTGCTGGGCCACCTCCACCCCCAGTCCTCTAAGCCTGCCCAAGTGGGACCTCATGGTTGATGG GTATTCATTCACTGTAGTACAGAGGTGTGCTACGCTACTGGAAACCACTCCTGTCAACAGAGCTGCAACAGGCAAA GGAGAGATGTGGCTGTGTCCTTGGCTGAAGAGACTTCTGTGGTGTCCAGTGGAGAGCTGA